In one window of Henckelia pumila isolate YLH828 chromosome 1, ASM3356847v2, whole genome shotgun sequence DNA:
- the LOC140874602 gene encoding protein LIKE EARLY STARVATION, chloroplastic, with protein sequence MATHFKLSHPRAASIVSSPLLYRRSPSNPFLVFTEEAHFLSKNTLNGKNNSERISRIGAADGGGGSYLEMWKKAMEKERKSKEFEKMAENASEESGEGTGVSDEELEKRNSEFKKLLEFSVEERDKIQRIQVIDRAAAAIAAARALVKDNAPPQVEDSGVVEVESGGKDEEDQQEGKQNGSSLLSQSRSIDVGTPGPSFWTWEPPPDDDDYSFGPKLAGQTSPSPARFFPVLEKERSSDIFSIPFQTTISQTKNSPFLPPLQSSVEIEKSEFTPHLEEQNEIKVQFSAQAAEAAQALNEANQASSQGVIPDGSKWWKETGIERRPDGVLCKWTLIRGVSSDKAVEWENKYWEASDEFGYKELGSEKSGRDAAGNVWREYWKETMSQNEGIVYLEKTAEKWGKNNYGSEWQEKWWERYGAGKAEKWADKWCSIDPYTPLDAGHAHVWHERWGETYDGLGGSVKYTDKWAERFEGDGWSKWGDKWDENFDPNGHGVKQGETWWEGKYGDRWNRTWGEGHNGSGWVHKYGKSSSGEHWDTHVEQETWYERFPHYGFYHCFENSVPLRDVKKPSEWS encoded by the exons ATGGCTACCCATTTCAAACTATCCCATCCACGCGCCGCCTCGATCGTCTCCTCCCCACTGCTCTACCGCCGCAGTCCCAGCAACCCTTTTTTGGTTTTCACCGAAGAGGCACATTTTCTGTCCAAAAATACTCTGAATGGCAAGAACAACAGTGAGAGGATTTCAAGAATCGGTGCTGCGGATGGGGGAGGAGGCTCGTATCTGGAGATGTGGAAGAAGGCGATGGAGAAAGAGAGGAAGTCCAAGGAGTTCGAAAAGATGGCGGAGAATGCTTCCGAAGAGAGTGGGGAGGGGACAGGGGTGAGTGACGAAGAATTGGAGAAGAGGAACAGTGAGTTCAAGAAGCTTCTAGAGTTTTCCGTCGAGGAAAGAGATAAGATTCAGAGGATCCAGGTTATTGATCGGGCGGCGGCTGCAATTGCCGCTGCCAGGGCTCTGGTGAAGGACAATGCTCCGCCGCAGGTGGAGGATTCCGGTGTGGTGGAAGTTGAGAGTGGCGGTAAAGACGAGGAGGATCAGCAAGAAG GAAAACAAAATGGAAGCTCTTTGCTGTCACAATCAAGAAGCATAGATGTTGGAACGCCCGGTCCAAGCTTCTGGACCTGGGAACCACCTCcagatgatgatgattattcGTTTGGTCCAAAGCTTGCTGGCCAAACATCTCCATCTCCAGCACGATTCTTCCCTGTGTTAGAGAAAGAACGATCTTCTGATATTTTCTCCATCCCTTTTCAGACAACAATTTCTCAAACTAAGAATAGCCCTTTTCTTCCTCCACTCCAGTCATCCGTGGAGATCGAAAAATCAGAATTTACACCTCATCTGGAAGAACAGAATGAAATCAAGGTTCAATTTTCAGCACAAGCGGCCGAAGCAGCTCAGGCTCTTAATGAAGCGAACCAAGCATCTTCGCAAGGGGTTATTCCTGATGGATCGAAATGGTGGAAGGAGACGGGAATAGAACGACGACCAGATGGGGTCCTCTGTAAATGGACGCTGATTCGAGGCGTCAGTTCGGATAAGGCTGTCGAATGGGAGAACAAATATTGGGAAGCTTCAGATGAGTTTGGCTATAAGGAACTTGGTTCGGAGAAATCTGGACGTGATGCTGCAGGAAATGTTTGGCGTGAATACTGGAAGGAAACGATGAGTCAG AATGAGGGGATTGTATATCTTGAAAAAACCGCAGAAAAGTGGGGGAAGAACAACTATGGGAGCGAGTGGCAAGAAAAATGGTGGGAGCGTTATGGTGCTGGCAAAGCTGAGAAGTGGGCTGACAAGTGGTGCAGCATCGATCCTTACACTCCCTTAGATGCTGGACATGCTCATGTTTGGCATGAGAG GTGGGGTGAGACATATGATGGTCTAGGAGGAAGTGTGAAATACACAGACAAATGGGCCGAGCGTTTTGAGGGAGACGGCTGGTCGAAATGGGGTGATAAGTGGGATGAGAACTTTGATCCCAACGGCCATGGGGTTAAGCAAGGGGAAACATGGTGGGAAGGGAAGTACGGAGATCGTTGGAACCGAACATGGGGCGAAGGACACAACGGCTCCGGATGGGTACACAAGTATGGGAAGAGCAGCAGTGGGGAGCACTGGGACACTCATGTAGAGCAAGAGACTTGGTATGAGAGGTTCCCACACTATGGTTTCTATCATTGCTTTGAGAACTCGGTTCCCCTACGTGATGTCAAGAAACCATCTGAGTGGTCCTAG